In the Lagenorhynchus albirostris chromosome 16, mLagAlb1.1, whole genome shotgun sequence genome, ggcagggagagagagcaaATACAAAACAGTGGTAGTAGAAAAAGCCAGAGATCCCCAGAGGAAGGGGAGTCTTAGAGAATAGGCGGAGAAGCTTCTAGAGGCAGTCTCTTCTCCTCATGAGgcacttttccttctccttccatccTTGGAGGATAGGGGTTTGATTTTAGTGAGGGAGCCTGCAGATTTCCTTATACTGTGCAAACTGCCTAACTGTGCTGACCACACATTAGCCAGCTCTCAGAAGATCCGGAagctcttccctcccccacctctccaccCTTGATTTGAGAAACCCATCATAATCATTAGTGCAGAACATGGAGGGGGGTCAAACCCCCACCCTGCAGGCCATCCACGTCTCCACCCCTCAGGTTCCCAAATCCCCACCCCTCAGAGGGACCCTCACGAGGAGCACAAAGAAGACGAAGAAGACATAGGTGAAAAAGTAGGCTGGTCCCAGGATGCGGTTGGCGTTGTTGATAGCATTGTAGTCAAAATCCCCAAGGATGATCCGGAACTGAGTGAAACTTAGAGACCGGGGTCTGGGACTCACCCAGAGCCTGACCACAACGCTGACCCCATCCCAATTTCCTTCCTACCGCTCTTCAGTGAACTCAGACCCGTCCCTGCACCTCCACCCAATCTGATGGAGACAGAACAGGGTGCAGAGACACTGAGCACACACACCAGGGCTTCTAGGAACTCACACAGATGCTTAAGCACAGACACGCCCACGTCCACATACCCAGCTGCCCCAAGGATACACACATccacagagctggagggtgagggGCCAGGGAGGAGTGAAGGGGcagaacacacacatgcacttgaTGAAAGTGTTGAAGCTTTCCACTTGGGTCCCAAAAAGCAGGTAGCCCAGCTGGGCGTAGGCAAAAAACACGATGAAGAACATGACGGCGAAGCCCAGGATGTCCTTGGCACAGCGGGCCAGCGTGGAGGAGAGCTGGGTCATGGTCTTACTGAAGCTGATGTACTTGAATATCTGGAAGGGCCATGTTGAACCAAGCAAttagggaagaaaacagaaaagcctgGAACGGTCCATCCCAGGGGCCTAAGGGGGCCACAGGAGTTGCCACACCAGACAAGGAAAATGAGACAAGTCCTGAGGAAGGGAGAACGCGTGCCTTGAGGTGTTGCTGGGGGTGAGGAATCCCAGGGTACCTTGATCCAGGCAAAGAAGAGGTTGACAGCGTTCATGTTGTATTGTGTCTGCCAGAAGGCGAGGAACTCAAAGTCAGTATACGTGTTTGGCTGCTGCAGAAGCTTCCCCATCAGCCGATTCACCTCAAGGGTTCGGAATATGTGGAAGCCCACATCCACGATGGAGAGCTGTTACAACAGGACGCGGGGGGTGTCAGAGAGTCAAGAGGATCTCAAGGGAAGTTCAACAGTGAGGTCCCAGGGGTGAGCTACAGTGTTTAAGACAGGTGGGGAGAAAAACCACATCCTTCCCTGCTGAGTTGTTGACTATCTCAGGTTCAAAAGGAACAGGATAGGATGATTGGGGAATGTCTTAAAGCCCAAGAGAAGGCTTTAGGGCCAGTGATAAATATGTAGGTTGTAAAGGACCATGGAGAAATGGAGCCAAGCAATTTTATTTCCCCCACCACTTCCCAGCCTTGGTCAGAAATTAATGTGTCCTGTTAATAGGAAGGTGACGAAGATGAAGAGGCAGAAAATTTTAATAGGAGTGAAGAGAAAAGGCGGGGGGGTGTCAAGGGGACAGGTCATGAAggcaagagacagaagaggaactTAATATcaagtacaaaaataaaagagcagGGCCTGGATCATAAGCCAGAGGGAGAGGGGATATAGAGACAGGATTTTTCCAGGGCTGAGCCAGGGGAACATCAGCCTTTGGTTTAGGGAGCTGTTACTCAGTGATTTGACCAGAAGTCACAATGAGGACTTGGGACTCCAAAAGGAAGAACTTGGAGCCCCTATCAGGGTAGATTCCTTCCACCACCCCATATGTCCCAAGTCTAAGATATCTGTCCCTCACCAAGATGACCAACAGGTCCAGAATGTTCCAGATGCTGCTGAGGTAACGAAGCCGGTGGATGTGGAGCTCCAGGCTCTCCTCCACTACGTAGTAGAAGATGAAGATGCAGAAGATGATCTCACAGCCAATGATAAAGAAGTCCCAGTTGCCGACACAGCGGATCAGCTTAACTGTGCAGATTTGCCAGGATGGGATGGTACCTCCTGTAGCTGGAAACTCCACCACCAgtctgtgggaggagggggagatgtCTGGTAGGGCCTGGGCTGGAACAGTTCtacccatcccctcccctccccacccccaccatagGGTACAAGTTTAGGGAAGGGTCTCCAGCAGAGGAGAAGGGAATCAGGAGCCATGGATGGAGGGAAGGCAGGGAACGGGGACCCACCTCAGAACACAGAAAAGATTAATGTTGGCATTGTAGACTGAGAAGTCAATGAAGACCACTCGACTGCCCCTGTCCAGCCACAGGCCCTCCtgaaggtccctgagtgcctctgCACTAGCCTGTCGAGATCCTGGAAGGTCCAGGTGGTAGCCACCTCCGCTGTagcttgtgagctggccccagtGAGAGGAGCCCCCCAGCTCATACTGCGAGTGGTAGGTCTATCTGTCACAGAAGAAGCCATCTGAGCAGAGAGGTCTGAACCAGCCCCAGAAGCTGGTCTCCCAAGGCAACGGCAATACTTTATAATTGTCTTGGCTTtacagtttcatatatatatatatatatatataaaaaatatatttcacatatattaccTTGTTTAATATAACTATTTGAGGAGGGGAGGGTAaatattatctacattttacaaatgaggaaactaagactcagataTCTGAGATAATCCAACTAGTTAGTGGCAGAACTGAAACTAAAATGTAAATCTCCTGATTTTCACGTTGTCACCAAGCCTATGGATGACAAACCCAAGCCCACTTTTGACTCCAGCCTGAGTAGTCCCCATAAGGGAAGCACCCGGCCCACATAAGCCAGAAAAGACCACTTCTGCTCTTGTAGTTTTGCACCTGTCTACTTAACCCTATGATTTTCTGTTCTGTCCACAAACTTTCCTCCCTGGACCCTtatttccttccccttcttcctgtCCTATCCACACATCTCCCGTTTCTTCCCTAATTCCTCATCCATCCTTGGCCCCTTTCTGCCTTCCGCCATTAGTTCCAAGGGTCAGACTCTTCCAAGCATGACTCGTGTGGCAGCATCAATGTTTCATCCATTCTCCATACCCCTGAGGGAATTCTGGGCAAGAAAGGATGCTTCCTCTGGCAGGACTGCCTCCAGAGTAGGGCAACTGTGACTGTGACCTGTGTGTGGAAACAAGTCCAGAGGCTATGGCTCTGTCTGCTAACAcaccctctctgttcctcagtgaCCCCAGACCAAGGTCTCCAAACAGTCACAGATGGGTCTCAGAGAGATGCCCCCCAGCTCCCCCAAGTACCCCCAAGGCTCCTTAAGACTCAATGGAAGTGGTTTCCAAACCTGGGATGGTGTCAGGCTCAGAGGGGCAAGCCCTGAGACACTGGTGGGGGGACTCACTCACGCTATGCCATTGAGGAGACCAAAGGGGAGCTGTTCTTCTTTGTCTGGGGAGTAGACGTCGTGGCAGCTCAGAATGTCCTCGTGGAAGTCCTCGTGCACCACTCAGGAGTCATTGCGCACCCTCAGCTGCCACAGCCTCGGAGCCCCCAGCAGCAGGTTCTCATAGGAGATGAAGGAGTGGGAGCCGCGGCCCAGGCTCTGGTTGTTGTACCATTTGGTCCAATACAAACTGTCCAGTAGTGGGCCCTGGGCAAACTAGACCGCGAACTGGGTTGAACCTGACCCAGCCTCATCCTGACCCTTACCCTTAGAATGACCTTTTCCCACACCCCCTGACCCCTCCAGCTTGTCTCCAGTATGCTTCTGTTGGACTCTTCAGCTGAGTCATGAACCTTGGTCAGATCTTAGCCTGATGTGGccttattctttatttaaaatacagtttgaaaTTCTGCCTTACCTCTGATTCTCAATACTAGTTGAAGTACTGACTTAAATCTCTGATTATCATCCTGATTTCTAACCTATCACTACCTGAACTCTGTCTAGTCTGACCCTTTAATTCATGCCTGATCCTTTGACTCGGCCTGATTCTGGAATGACCTGGTCTCTGGATATGGCCTTATCCACTGTCCACTGACATCCCTGAACCCTGGCCTGTGGCCTCAGGCTTTAGGCCATTGAGAAGAAgaggggagggacagaggagATCTCATACTCACATCCCAGAAGTCGGCCATGCTGCTGATGGCCTGGAAGGAGACTCCAGTGTCTGATGGGGTATGTAAGAAGAGCTCAGACCTCACTTTGGTGTAGTAATAGGCGCTGGAGCTTGTCATTCCATAGGTCACTAGAAACCAACCCAAGAGGCTGTGTC is a window encoding:
- the PKD2L1 gene encoding LOW QUALITY PROTEIN: polycystin-2-like protein 1 (The sequence of the model RefSeq protein was modified relative to this genomic sequence to represent the inferred CDS: substituted 3 bases at 3 genomic stop codons) — translated: MNAVQCPEGQELQKLGSGAWDNPAYIGAPSLRGTPRICTISSEVPPPSQPKKPEDGPQEKAHKTLVSSCCLQICRGIRGLWGTTLTENTAENQELYVKTTLRELLVYIVFLVDICFLTYGMTSSSAYYYTKVRSELFLHTPSDTGVSFQAISSMADFWDFAQGPLLDSLYWTKWYNNQSLGRGSHSFISYENLLLGAPRLWQLRVRNDSXVVHEDFHEDILSCHDVYSPDKEEQLPFGLLNGIAXTYHSQYELGGSSHWGQLTSYSGGGYHLDLPGSRQASAEALRDLQEGLWLDRGSRVVFIDFSVYNANINLFCVLRLVVEFPATGGTIPSWQICTVKLIRCVGNWDFFIIGCEIIFCIFIFYYVVEESLELHIHRLRYLSSIWNILDLLVILLSIVDVGFHIFRTLEVNRLMGKLLQQPNTYTDFEFLAFWQTQYNMNAVNLFFAWIKIFKYISFSKTMTQLSSTLARCAKDILGFAVMFFIVFFAYAQLGYLLFGTQVESFNTFIKCIFTQFRIILGDFDYNAINNANRILGPAYFFTYVFFVFFVLLNMFLAIINDTYSEVKEELAGQKDELQLSDLLKQGYNKALLRLHLRKEQVSDVQKVLQGGEQKIQFEDFTNTLKELGHIEHEITELTAAFTRFDXDGNHILDEKEQEEMRQDLEEERVALTAETENLHRSSVSSPPGESSPEAAKAGGWVSGEEFYMLTRRVVQLETVLEGVMTQIDAMGSKLATLEKKGQLAPFPGMREQGIWEHLQAAPAVTPAPWGLQGGQESGGGGVLKHQTAGSSVTTSP